A single region of the Candidatus Neomarinimicrobiota bacterium genome encodes:
- a CDS encoding aminotransferase class III-fold pyridoxal phosphate-dependent enzyme — MASVNLQTDIPGPNSRALAERRKEAVVDAHGSVVPIYAASAEGATITDVDGNVFLDFAGGIGALNTGHRHSVILDRVRHQIDDYLHVCFTVTPYEPYVALAERLNRITPGDFPKKTLLVNSGAEAVENAVKVARYVTRRPRVISFEHSFHGRSLMTMALTYKEMPYKHGFGPFPEDVLRLPFPYKRDSSEGALFIRSLHALLDEAGADTVAAVVIELVAGEGGFMPANREFVAELRKVCTNEGIVLVVDEVQSGFGRTGKMFACEWYDLEPDIITMAKSLSGGLPLAAVTGRAEMMDAVHAGGLGGTFGGNSLACQSALGAIEILEKLRGDGRLDHLSGSIPHKFQALQERSPFVSDARGIGCMYSLEICDGTPAENPSKERANKLLDRCLQAGLIMILAGTDGNVIRTLMPLTISDGELKEGIEILEENILVLES, encoded by the coding sequence TTGGCTTCTGTAAATCTCCAGACTGACATTCCCGGTCCCAACAGCAGGGCACTTGCCGAACGGCGCAAAGAAGCTGTGGTCGACGCCCATGGCTCTGTTGTGCCCATCTATGCTGCTTCGGCGGAAGGGGCGACCATTACTGATGTTGATGGGAACGTCTTCCTCGATTTTGCCGGCGGCATCGGTGCACTGAATACAGGTCATCGCCATTCTGTCATCCTTGACCGTGTTCGTCACCAAATAGATGACTACCTCCACGTCTGTTTTACAGTAACGCCCTACGAACCGTACGTTGCGCTGGCGGAGAGACTCAACAGGATCACTCCCGGAGACTTTCCTAAGAAGACGTTGCTTGTCAACAGTGGTGCCGAAGCGGTGGAGAATGCAGTGAAAGTGGCGCGCTACGTAACCAGGCGACCGCGGGTTATTTCGTTTGAGCATTCGTTCCACGGCAGAAGCCTCATGACCATGGCCCTCACCTACAAGGAGATGCCGTATAAGCACGGTTTCGGCCCATTTCCAGAGGACGTTCTGCGCCTGCCATTTCCTTATAAACGGGATTCGTCAGAAGGTGCTCTCTTCATTCGTTCGCTTCATGCGTTGTTAGATGAGGCAGGTGCAGATACGGTGGCGGCGGTCGTCATCGAATTGGTGGCGGGAGAGGGAGGCTTCATGCCGGCCAACAGAGAATTCGTAGCCGAACTCCGGAAAGTATGTACAAATGAAGGAATCGTACTTGTGGTGGACGAGGTGCAGTCAGGCTTTGGGCGGACGGGGAAGATGTTCGCCTGCGAGTGGTACGACCTCGAGCCCGATATCATCACGATGGCAAAGTCGCTCAGCGGCGGTCTTCCTCTTGCGGCAGTGACGGGCCGGGCGGAGATGATGGATGCCGTCCATGCGGGTGGACTGGGAGGGACCTTCGGCGGAAATTCTTTAGCGTGTCAATCTGCCCTCGGGGCCATTGAGATTCTCGAAAAACTACGGGGTGACGGACGCCTCGATCATCTTTCCGGGTCGATTCCGCACAAATTTCAGGCGCTTCAAGAGCGGTCACCTTTCGTTTCTGATGCCCGTGGAATTGGGTGCATGTATTCCTTAGAGATCTGCGACGGGACGCCGGCTGAGAATCCGTCGAAGGAGAGGGCTAATAAACTGTTGGACCGCTGTCTCCAGGCCGGTCTTATCATGATCCTCGCTGGTACTGACGGTAATGTGATCCGCACCCTTATGCCACTTACGATCTCCGATGGGGAGTTGAAAGAAGGGATAGAAATTCTCGAGGAAAATATCCTGGTGTTGGAATCGTGA
- a CDS encoding D-aminoacylase: MKHLSIFSFAAVLFWSCQPPAAITPDSPISYDVIIRNGTVYDGSGAEGIIADVAISGDRIAKIGPNLSGKAKAEIDATNMAVTPGFINMLSWATESLIADGKSQSDIRQGVTLEVFGEGWSMGPLSETMKKEEAESQGDLKYDIAWTTLGEYLEFLERRGIASNVASFVGATTLRIHQIGFEDRPPSEEEMAVMKDLVRQAMEEGALGVGSSLIYAPAFYSSTEELIELCKVASEYGGMYISHMRSESNRLLEALDELIRIASEADIPAEVYHLKAGGKKNHYKMDLAIAKMDSARAAGLKITADMYTYTAGATGLDASMPPWVQEGGYEKWAERLKSPAIWERVKAEMQQDTDDWENLGLLAGYDNVLFGGFKNPDLREYIGKTLVEVAQMRGTPPEDTAMDLVIEDGSRVDVVYFLMSEENVKKQIRVPYVSFDSDAGSLAPESDFLKSNPHPRAYGNFARLLGKYVRDEKVIPLHEAIYRLSGLPATNLKIRQRGFLKEGYYADVVVFDPNSIQDHATFENPHQYSTGVHHVFVNGGHVLNDGEHTGITPGRVVRGPGWVRWN, encoded by the coding sequence ATGAAACATCTGTCGATCTTCAGTTTTGCTGCGGTGTTGTTCTGGAGTTGTCAGCCGCCGGCCGCTATCACTCCGGACAGTCCCATTTCATACGACGTGATTATAAGAAATGGAACAGTCTATGACGGTTCGGGTGCAGAAGGCATAATTGCAGATGTAGCTATTTCCGGCGATCGGATCGCAAAGATTGGCCCCAACCTATCGGGGAAGGCCAAAGCGGAGATTGACGCAACGAATATGGCCGTGACTCCGGGATTCATCAACATGCTTAGCTGGGCCACAGAATCGCTCATCGCCGATGGGAAGTCCCAGAGCGACATCCGGCAGGGAGTAACGCTGGAGGTATTCGGTGAGGGGTGGTCAATGGGACCTCTGAGTGAAACAATGAAGAAGGAAGAGGCAGAGAGTCAGGGTGACCTCAAATACGACATCGCATGGACGACTTTGGGGGAATACCTGGAATTCCTGGAGAGAAGGGGTATCGCATCCAATGTAGCTTCATTCGTAGGTGCCACGACGCTTCGCATCCACCAAATTGGTTTTGAAGATAGACCCCCCAGCGAAGAGGAGATGGCCGTCATGAAGGATCTGGTGCGGCAGGCCATGGAAGAAGGCGCCCTCGGCGTAGGGTCATCGCTCATTTATGCACCGGCCTTTTATTCATCTACCGAAGAGCTGATTGAACTGTGTAAGGTCGCCTCTGAATACGGCGGCATGTATATTTCTCACATGCGCAGCGAGAGCAATCGCCTGCTGGAGGCGCTGGACGAACTGATCCGAATTGCAAGCGAGGCGGACATTCCTGCGGAAGTTTACCATCTGAAGGCTGGCGGCAAGAAGAATCACTACAAGATGGATCTCGCCATCGCCAAGATGGATTCGGCCCGCGCCGCCGGTCTGAAGATCACAGCAGATATGTACACCTATACTGCTGGCGCCACCGGTCTCGACGCCTCTATGCCGCCGTGGGTGCAGGAAGGGGGATACGAAAAGTGGGCCGAGCGGCTGAAGAGTCCCGCAATCTGGGAACGGGTCAAGGCCGAGATGCAGCAAGATACGGACGACTGGGAAAACCTTGGCCTCCTTGCGGGCTATGACAATGTGCTGTTCGGCGGCTTTAAGAATCCCGATCTGAGGGAGTACATAGGGAAGACACTGGTTGAGGTGGCACAGATGCGCGGCACACCGCCTGAGGATACGGCTATGGATCTGGTGATTGAAGACGGCAGCCGTGTTGATGTGGTATACTTCCTCATGTCCGAGGAAAACGTCAAGAAGCAGATCCGGGTGCCTTATGTCAGTTTTGATTCAGATGCCGGCTCACTGGCGCCTGAGAGCGATTTCCTTAAATCAAATCCCCATCCGCGGGCTTACGGCAATTTTGCCCGTCTGTTAGGAAAATATGTGCGGGATGAAAAGGTGATTCCGCTGCACGAGGCCATCTACAGATTGTCAGGACTGCCGGCAACGAATCTGAAGATCCGCCAGCGGGGATTTCTGAAGGAAGGATACTACGCCGACGTGGTGGTCTTTGATCCGAACAGTATTCAGGATCACGCAACCTTCGAGAATCCTCATCAATACTCCACAGGCGTTCACCACGTTTTCGTCAATGGCGGGCACGTCCTGAATGATGGGGAGCACACCGGCATCACACCGGGACGGGTCGTTAGAGGGCCCGGCTGGGTAAGGTGGAATTGA
- a CDS encoding glyceraldehyde 3-phosphate dehydrogenase NAD-binding domain-containing protein → MEPSIRIGLIGFGRIGRDIFRIGYRNPRYQFVAISDLAPPESLHHLLMWDSVHGPMEDDVILEGNDIRVDSQKVRLLAGGVPGEIPWDAFDVDVVIDATGRFREFSDLHKHLDAGARRVFVTSPPIDRIDRVIILGVNEDRISIDDKIVSSTSSTTQVLGLMLKILDENFGVEKAFMTTVHAYTSDQPLADAVRSDLRRSRSAVENIIPNENFSSTIVASIIPEMKGKIDGIAFNVPVPDGSCVDLTTELKNLPDVSEVNAAFKNASENSLSGIVGYTEDPIVSSDVIGCSESMIFDAKATMISANALLKTIAWYDNGWGFSKRILELIDRYQILEEGS, encoded by the coding sequence ATGGAACCTTCGATCAGAATTGGCCTCATCGGTTTTGGAAGAATCGGCCGCGACATCTTCCGTATAGGTTACAGAAATCCCCGCTATCAGTTCGTCGCCATCAGTGATCTCGCCCCGCCTGAGTCGCTTCATCACCTTTTAATGTGGGATTCGGTTCACGGTCCTATGGAAGATGATGTCATTCTGGAAGGCAACGATATCCGAGTTGATTCACAAAAGGTCCGGCTTCTGGCGGGGGGTGTTCCAGGCGAGATTCCGTGGGACGCTTTTGATGTGGATGTAGTAATTGACGCGACCGGCCGTTTCAGGGAATTCTCCGATCTGCATAAACATCTGGATGCAGGTGCCCGGCGCGTCTTCGTTACCAGTCCTCCCATCGATCGAATTGATAGGGTTATCATCCTCGGTGTAAACGAAGACAGGATTTCGATCGATGATAAGATTGTTTCATCTACTTCATCTACAACCCAGGTATTGGGATTGATGCTGAAAATATTGGATGAAAATTTTGGAGTTGAGAAGGCCTTTATGACCACGGTCCACGCTTATACTTCGGATCAGCCTCTGGCCGATGCGGTCCGTTCTGACTTGAGGCGTAGCAGATCGGCGGTTGAGAATATTATTCCGAATGAAAATTTCTCATCTACCATTGTCGCTTCCATCATACCTGAAATGAAGGGGAAGATTGACGGTATCGCCTTCAATGTACCGGTTCCCGACGGTTCCTGTGTTGACTTAACCACAGAGCTTAAGAATCTGCCGGATGTATCAGAAGTAAACGCCGCCTTCAAAAATGCATCTGAGAATAGCCTGTCAGGAATTGTCGGCTACACTGAAGATCCCATTGTGTCAAGCGATGTCATCGGATGCAGTGAATCGATGATATTTGATGCCAAAGCTACCATGATTTCTGCCAATGCACTTCTGAAAACGATCGCGTGGTACGACAACGGCTGGGGGTTCTCCAAGCGGATCCTTGAACTGATAGACCGCTATCAGATTCTGGAAGAGGGCTCATGA
- the gap gene encoding type I glyceraldehyde-3-phosphate dehydrogenase, translating into MRVAINGFGRIGRSVFRILNHRDDFEVVAINDITPNDALVYLLKYDTVMGRLKDTVTLKGDTLKTELHTVKMIAERNPAALPWRELQVDVVVESTGVFRTRETIEPHLEAGAKRVILTVPAKDEIDYMVVIGVNDGDMRPEHRIVSNASCTTNCLAPMAKVLNDAFGVEYGVINTIHAYTNDQRLADVPHTDWRRSRAAAENVIPTSTGAARAVGKVLPELDGKLDGIAMRVPVPDGSIVDLVVQLKEDVTVDRINEAVHEASESEHLSPILQYSTLPLVSTDIIGNTHSSIYDAPFTRLLEGNLVKTLNWYDNEWGYSNRVVDLIGIFSAWG; encoded by the coding sequence ATGAGGGTTGCCATCAACGGCTTCGGTCGTATCGGCCGGTCTGTCTTCAGGATTCTCAATCACAGAGATGATTTTGAGGTTGTGGCGATAAATGATATCACTCCCAACGACGCCCTGGTTTACCTGCTTAAGTACGATACTGTCATGGGTCGCCTGAAAGATACTGTTACCCTGAAAGGTGACACGCTCAAGACCGAGTTGCACACTGTGAAGATGATTGCTGAGAGGAATCCTGCCGCTTTGCCGTGGCGGGAGCTTCAGGTGGATGTGGTGGTGGAGTCGACTGGTGTTTTCAGGACGCGCGAAACAATAGAACCGCATCTGGAAGCAGGGGCGAAAAGGGTAATTCTGACCGTCCCAGCCAAGGACGAAATAGATTATATGGTAGTCATTGGTGTTAACGATGGCGACATGCGACCGGAGCACCGGATAGTCTCAAACGCCAGCTGCACCACTAATTGTCTTGCTCCCATGGCAAAGGTTCTGAATGACGCTTTCGGCGTCGAGTACGGCGTCATCAATACTATACACGCCTACACCAATGACCAGCGGCTGGCAGACGTACCTCACACAGACTGGCGCAGAAGCAGGGCGGCCGCTGAAAACGTCATTCCGACAAGTACGGGCGCCGCCAGAGCCGTCGGTAAGGTACTGCCGGAACTTGATGGAAAGCTCGACGGCATCGCCATGCGAGTCCCCGTACCGGACGGATCAATAGTTGACCTTGTGGTGCAACTGAAAGAAGATGTGACTGTTGACAGGATTAATGAAGCTGTTCATGAAGCATCCGAGAGTGAGCATCTCAGCCCCATCCTGCAATACTCTACCTTGCCGCTGGTTTCTACAGATATTATAGGTAATACGCACTCGTCCATCTACGATGCTCCCTTTACCAGGTTACTGGAGGGCAATCTGGTCAAGACGCTCAACTGGTACGACAACGAATGGGGCTACTCCAACCGGGTGGTAGATCTAATCGGTATCTTTTCAGCATGGGGTTAA
- a CDS encoding HD domain-containing phosphohydrolase, translating into MLEGLDPDTRRIIEDLECQVERFSEIGLALSREKDMNKLLEMILEEAKRITNCDGRTLYMMTDDQRLKFEIVRTDSLNFHMGGTSGEEVPFYPVKLYLDDGKPNHHMIAAYAGLTGETVNIPDAYKAEGFDFSGTKMFDEKTGYRSTSFLTVPLKNHMDEIIGVIQLLNAQDPESGDVIPFPKEKQTLVESLCSQAAIAITNKNLIDELKVLFESFIKLIATAIDKKSPYTGGHCNRVPILTMMLADAVEKADYGPYKDFQMTDEERYELYIAGWLHDCGKVATPPHIVDKGTKLETIFDRIETVKTRFQVLKRDAKIDYLQKKLKLNGSDNGELKKLEREYRSRLRKIGDDEKFIEKCNVGGEYMARDLQQRVIDIANYPYKEGGRKKQFLTEEEVQNLNIAKGTLLPEERQVINDHISITIDMLDELPYPKHLKKVPEFAGGHHEKLDGTGYPQGLSEREMTTQAKMMAIADVYEALTAADRPYKDGKKLSMAMRIMGFMRNDYHIDKDLFEIFVKEGVYKQYADEYVKEGQIDKVDEAALLG; encoded by the coding sequence ATGCTGGAAGGTCTCGATCCGGACACACGCCGGATAATAGAGGACTTGGAATGTCAGGTAGAACGTTTCTCTGAAATCGGGCTCGCTTTGTCGCGCGAGAAAGATATGAACAAGCTGCTAGAAATGATCCTGGAAGAGGCGAAACGAATCACCAACTGTGATGGACGTACGCTCTATATGATGACTGATGATCAGCGACTGAAGTTTGAGATTGTGCGCACTGATTCCCTCAATTTCCATATGGGCGGCACAAGCGGGGAGGAAGTTCCGTTCTATCCGGTTAAACTCTATCTTGATGATGGAAAGCCAAATCATCACATGATTGCCGCCTATGCCGGTCTGACCGGCGAAACGGTGAACATCCCAGACGCGTACAAGGCAGAAGGGTTTGACTTTTCGGGCACCAAGATGTTTGATGAAAAGACGGGCTACCGCTCAACATCATTTCTTACGGTGCCTCTCAAGAATCATATGGATGAAATCATCGGCGTGATCCAGCTTCTGAACGCTCAGGATCCAGAATCAGGTGACGTGATTCCTTTCCCGAAGGAGAAACAGACGTTAGTGGAATCGCTCTGCAGTCAGGCGGCCATAGCCATCACGAACAAGAACCTGATCGATGAACTGAAAGTTCTGTTTGAGTCATTTATTAAGCTCATTGCTACAGCTATCGATAAGAAGTCGCCCTACACCGGCGGGCACTGCAACCGGGTACCAATTCTCACCATGATGCTCGCTGACGCGGTGGAGAAGGCTGACTACGGTCCATACAAGGACTTCCAGATGACCGATGAAGAGCGCTACGAGCTGTACATCGCCGGCTGGCTGCACGACTGCGGAAAGGTGGCGACACCGCCCCATATCGTTGACAAGGGGACCAAGCTGGAGACAATCTTCGATCGCATCGAGACGGTGAAGACGCGATTTCAAGTGTTGAAACGGGACGCGAAGATAGATTATCTTCAGAAAAAGCTCAAGCTTAACGGTTCGGATAACGGAGAACTGAAGAAGCTTGAAAGAGAGTACAGATCAAGACTGCGAAAGATAGGAGATGACGAAAAATTCATCGAAAAGTGCAATGTTGGCGGTGAATACATGGCAAGGGATCTGCAGCAGCGGGTCATAGATATAGCGAATTATCCGTATAAAGAGGGGGGAAGGAAGAAGCAGTTTCTCACGGAGGAGGAGGTGCAAAACTTGAATATTGCCAAGGGCACCCTTCTGCCAGAGGAGCGCCAGGTTATCAATGATCACATATCCATTACTATTGATATGCTGGATGAACTTCCTTATCCAAAGCATCTCAAGAAGGTGCCCGAATTCGCTGGAGGCCATCATGAGAAACTAGACGGCACGGGCTATCCCCAGGGACTGAGTGAAAGGGAGATGACTACACAGGCGAAAATGATGGCTATCGCCGACGTCTATGAGGCACTCACAGCCGCGGACAGACCCTATAAGGACGGGAAGAAGCTATCTATGGCTATGCGCATCATGGGTTTCATGCGTAATGACTACCACATTGATAAAGACCTGTTTGAGATTTTCGTAAAAGAAGGAGTATACAAGCAGTACGCTGATGAATATGTGAAGGAGGGGCAGATCGACAAGGTAGACGAAGCGGCACTGCTGGGATGA